From the Manihot esculenta cultivar AM560-2 chromosome 3, M.esculenta_v8, whole genome shotgun sequence genome, one window contains:
- the LOC110611297 gene encoding BURP domain protein RD22 isoform X2, which translates to MEFHLLLIFALFTAIVLKGSHASVPAELYWQSMLPNTPFPKALKDFLHPADIGKKNTFSFPEDYMSYCAEIYGKEVNYGVGYWPDNRKPISNATTVYFLYQDLLPGKNMRIIFLKSTNGSNFLPRKIAESIPFSSNKFPEILNYFSIKSTSKEAQIMKQTIEECETPSMRGEDKYCATSLESLVDFVAAKFGQNVQVFSNEVEEENKKQEYTILQGIKMMGENNIICHKERYAYAVLYCHRIKDTKVYKVPLMAADGSKAEAAVVCHMDTSAWHPHHSAFQILNVKPGGPAICHILNSDATVWISTS; encoded by the exons ATGGAATTTCATCTCCTTCTCATTTTTGCTTTATTTACTGCT ATTGTGCTCAAAGGAAGTCATGCTTCTGTACCTGCAGAGCTGTATTGGCAATCCATGTTACCAAACACTCCATTTCCAAAAGCTTTAAAAGATTTTCTGCACCCTGCTG ATATTGGAAAGAAAAACACATTTTCATTTCCAGAAGATTACATGTCATATTGTGCAGAGATTTATGGAAAAGAGGTAAACTATGGAGTTGGATATTGGCCTGACAACAGAAAACCCATATCCAATGCAACTACTGTCTACTTCTTATACCAGGATCTCCTTCCAGGCAAAAATATGAGGATCATTTTCCTCAAATCTACAAATGGGTCTAATTTCTTGCCACGTAAAATAGCAGAATCTATTCCCTTTTCCAGCAACAAATTCCCAGAAATTCTCaactatttttcaataaaatccaCATCAAAGGAAGCTCAAATCATGAAACAGACAATTGAAGAATGCGAGACACCTAGCATGAGAGGAGAAGACAAGTATTGTGCTACATCTTTAGAATCCTTAGTTGATTTTGTGGCTGCCAAGTTCGGACAAAATGTTCAAGTTTTTTCTAAtgaggtagaagaagagaacaaGAAACAAGAGTATACAATCTTGCAGGGAATCAAAATGATGGGAGAAAATAACATTATATgccataaggagagatatgcgTATGCTGTGTTATATTGCCATAGAATCAAAGACACAAAGGTTTATAAGGTTCCATTAATGGCGGCTGATGGATCTAAAGCTGAAGCAGCTGTTGTTTGCCACATGGATACATCAGCTTGGCACCCACATCACTCTGCCTTTCAGATCCTTAATGTTAAGCCTGGAGGACCTGCAATTTGTCACATCCTCAATAGTGATGCCACTGTCTGGATTTCCACTAGTTAA
- the LOC110611297 gene encoding BURP domain protein RD22 isoform X3 — protein MEFHLLLIFALFTAIVLKGSHASVPAELYWQSMLPNTPFPKALKDFLHPADIGKKNTFSFPEDYMSYCAEIYGKEVNYGVGYWPDNRKPISNATTVYFLYQDLLPGKNMRIIFLKSTNGSNFLPRKIAESIPFSSNKFPEILNYFSIKSTSKEAQIMKQTIEECETPSMRGEDKYCATSLESLVDFVAAKFGQNVQVFSNEVEEENKKQEYTILQGIKMMGENNIICHKERYAYAVLYCHRIKDTKVYKVPLMAADGSKAEAAVVCHMDTSAWHPHHSAFQILNVKPGGPAICHILNSDATVWISTS, from the exons ATTGTGCTCAAAGGAAGTCATGCTTCTGTACCTGCAGAGCTGTATTGGCAATCCATGTTACCAAACACTCCATTTCCAAAAGCTTTAAAAGATTTTCTGCACCCTGCTG ATATTGGAAAGAAAAACACATTTTCATTTCCAGAAGATTACATGTCATATTGTGCAGAGATTTATGGAAAAGAGGTAAACTATGGAGTTGGATATTGGCCTGACAACAGAAAACCCATATCCAATGCAACTACTGTCTACTTCTTATACCAGGATCTCCTTCCAGGCAAAAATATGAGGATCATTTTCCTCAAATCTACAAATGGGTCTAATTTCTTGCCACGTAAAATAGCAGAATCTATTCCCTTTTCCAGCAACAAATTCCCAGAAATTCTCaactatttttcaataaaatccaCATCAAAGGAAGCTCAAATCATGAAACAGACAATTGAAGAATGCGAGACACCTAGCATGAGAGGAGAAGACAAGTATTGTGCTACATCTTTAGAATCCTTAGTTGATTTTGTGGCTGCCAAGTTCGGACAAAATGTTCAAGTTTTTTCTAAtgaggtagaagaagagaacaaGAAACAAGAGTATACAATCTTGCAGGGAATCAAAATGATGGGAGAAAATAACATTATATgccataaggagagatatgcgTATGCTGTGTTATATTGCCATAGAATCAAAGACACAAAGGTTTATAAGGTTCCATTAATGGCGGCTGATGGATCTAAAGCTGAAGCAGCTGTTGTTTGCCACATGGATACATCAGCTTGGCACCCACATCACTCTGCCTTTCAGATCCTTAATGTTAAGCCTGGAGGACCTGCAATTTGTCACATCCTCAATAGTGATGCCACTGTCTGGATTTCCACTAGTTAA